A single Anabas testudineus chromosome 10, fAnaTes1.2, whole genome shotgun sequence DNA region contains:
- the LOC113164920 gene encoding storkhead-box protein 2-like isoform X2 produces MSPISQSQFIPLGEVLLLAISAMNSAHKPVTQEALIEHLQTCFPGVPTPTEEVLHHTLSMLVRERKIYPTPDGFFIVTPQTYFITPSLIRTSSKWYHLDELSTDRQQQQHQNQQQHQQTQCTSPLSGTITPSTSGGVRDRTHPKLNLNHSGGGGDSFYNNSYRGEELPIHHNTLQHRSPKDHREAYSSPHSSQVPPQQAGGNIEKSRSTLGFPFKTDTLTKHRVGGNGGGTGGGTGDLEKQTGGSGTGSRKFGLKLFRLSFKKDKAKQLTTFSAQFPPEEWPLRDEESPSQLPRQVEMEIIRRINPDLTVENLARHTAVMKRLEEERAQRSKASSANQSSRSRRSGGRHRKQSQTKLSRSHSKTRASRGEPSDGSHVEPTERDYRAYSSSLARSTREHAMAMERQRARLHLAHSNPNILDSSHLPITPEWDVSGELAKRRTEMPFPEPSHGPSAHHSKVHRSHSHTQERKSRNERSDKAKERSRSMDNSKGPLGAGIIGPPNYYDDRNRYYTDDGTLRVNQNSSYYCRATPPTAKSPLDPLGLDGGRSLEKSKSKDSLPAYSPKPLPTSVPPDNYFQCSGSSEAAKPLGALGISNHEGLQLGSTDRQTDRQTPHPIENKEDLSTLGPKGGSLPPILLSTPDPPLPNGRPPHSASSDQKKRKEIFSKDTLFKPPPSLPLPGYSSLRKPAAIASCTLSSSCDALDSQEGFDAPKPLVATQSAAPQGSEPTNSAVETSFDYYNVSDDDELEEGETKSREQKALGAVVGMGGGGTGTMQWLLEREKERDIQKRFERTLTFPGSKENLPEASQNQQSAHSARLDSMDSSSVTVDSGFNSPRTRESLASNTSSIVESNRRQNLALSPGHLGITPGNATPFSFRTIPEPAGTQPEKLQKPSTCLASITSV; encoded by the exons GTGTTCCCACACCAACAGAAGAGGTTCTGCACCACACATTAAGCATGCTGGTCCGTGAGCGTAAGATCTACCCAACACCAGACGGATTTTTTATCGTAACTCCCCAGACTTACTTTATAACTCCCAGTTTAATTCGAACCAGCTCCAAGTGGTATCACTTGGACGAGCTGTCTACTGAccgacaacaacagcaacatcagaaccaacagcagcatcagcagacaCAGTGCACCTCCCCCCTCTCTGGCACAATCACACCATCCACTTCTGGAGGTGTGCGAGATCGAACACACCCAAAGTTAAACCTAAACCacagtggtggaggtggggatTCTTTTTACAATAACAGTTACCGGGGTGAGGAGCTGCCAATCCATCACAACACCCTGCAGCACCGATCTCCCAAAGACCACAGAGAGGCATACTCGTCCCCACACTCCTCACAGGTACCTCCTCAGCAAGCAGGAGGCAACATTGAAAAAAGCCGGAGTACCCTCGGGTTTCCTTTCAAGACGGACACATTAACCAAGCACCGAGTTGGGGGGAATGGGGGAGGAACTGGAGGAGGCACTGGAGATTTAGAGAAACAAACTGGGGGAAGTGGTACAGGAAGTCGCAAGTTTGGTTTGAAGCTGTTCCGTCTAAGCTTTAAGAAGGACAAGGCCAAGCAGTTGACCACATTCTCGGCACAGTTCCCACCTGAGGAGTGGCCGCTCCGTGATGAGGAGTCACCCAGCCAACTTCCACGCCAGGTAGAGATGGAGATCATCCGCAGAATCAACCCTGACCTCACTGTGGAGAACCTTGCCCGGCATACAGCGGTCATGAAGCGTCTTGAAGAAGAGCGTGCTCAACGGAGCAAAGCATCGTCAGCCAACCAGAGCTCTAGGAGTAGGAGAAGTGGTGGAAGACATAGGAAGCAGTCTCAGACAAAACTTAGCCGCTCACATAGCAAGACAAGGGCTTCCCGTGGTGAACCAAGTGATGGTTCCCATGTGGAACCGACTGAGAGAGACTACAGAGCCTATTCATCGTCCCTGGCTCGTTCAACTAGAGAACATGCCATGGCTATGGAGCGCCAGAGAGCCCGGCTTCACCTGGCACACAGCAACCCCAACATCCTTGACTCCTCCCATCTCCCCATAACACCAGAGTGGGATGTATCTGGAGAGCTTGCCAAGCGACGCACAGAAATGCCTTTCCCTGAGCCAAGCCATGGCCCATCAGCTCACCACTCCAAAGTGCACAGATCACACTCCCACACTCAAGAGAGAAAATCCAGAAATGAACGCAGTGACAAGGCCAAGGAGCGTTCCAGATCGATGGACAATTCTAAAGGACCACTTGGAGCTGGAATAATTGGGCCACCCAATTATTACGATGATCGAAACCGTTACTATACTGATGATGGCACACTACGAGTCAATCAGAACTCGTCTTACTACTGTCGTGCCACACCCCCTACAGCTAAGTCACCTTTGGATCCTCTGGGATTGGATGGTGGCAGGAGCTTAGAGAAAAGTAAGAGCAAGGACAGTCTGCCTGCATACTCACCCAAACCACTGCCCACCTCTGTCCCTCCTGATAATTACTTTCAGTGCTCTGGTTCCTCAGAGGCAGCAAAGCCGCTAGGAGCTCTGGGCATAAGTAACCATGAAGGATTACAATTGGGGAGCACTGATAGACAAACAGATAGACAGACACCCCATCCCATAGAAAATAAAGAGGACTTGTCGACGTTGGGTCCCAAAGGTGGTAGCCTTCCTCCAATTCTTCTCTCTACCCCTGATCCACCCCTTCCTAATGGAAGACCTCCACACAGTGCCTCTTCTGATCAGAAGAAACGTAAGGAGATCTTTAGTAAAGACACACTTTTCAAACCACCTCCTAGCCTACCTTTGCCTGGCTACAGCTCTCTGAGAAAACCTGCGGCCATTGCCTCTTGTACTCTGTCATCATCCTGTGATGCACTTGATTCCCAGGAGGGCTTTGATGCTCCCAAACCTCTGGTGGCCACACAGTCTGCTGCCCCACAAGGAAGTGAACCAACCAACAGTGCAGTAGAGACCTCCTTTGACTACTATAATGTCTCAGATGATGATGAACTCGAGGAGGGTGAGACTAAAAGTAGAGAACAGAAAGCTCTTGGAGCTGTTGTTGGAATGGGAGGAGGTGGGACAGGGACCATGCAGTGGCtgttggagagagagaaggagagggatATACAGAAGAGGTTTGAAAGAACCCTTACTTTCCCTGGAAGTAAAGAGAACCTTCCAGAGGCCAGTCAAAACCAGCAGTCAGCCCACTCTGCTAGACTAGATAGTATGGACTCCAGCTCTGTCACAGTTGACAGTGGATTCAACTCACCACG AACAAGGGAGAGCCTAGCATCTAACACCTCTTCCATAGTGGAGAGCAACCGTCGACAGAACCTGGCACTGAGCCCTGGCCACCTTGGTATTACTCCTGGCAATGCAACCCCCTTCTCATTCCGCACCATCCCAGAACCTGCTGGCACCCAACCTGAGAAACTCCAAAAGCCCAGCACTTGCCTTGCATCAATCACCAGCGTCTAA